The following coding sequences are from one Thermodesulfobacteriota bacterium window:
- a CDS encoding sodium ion-translocating decarboxylase subunit beta, translating into MIDISISTILLKTGFFHLTLGHVIMWLIGGLFIYLAIRKDFEPLLLLPIGFSIFAVNFPLTPLLGQGELIQIFYHYGLEWDIIPCVIFLGIGALTDFGPMIANPKTLLLGAAAQFGVYMAFFGALLFGFDLKEAATIGIIGGADGPTCIYLTTKLAPHLIGANAIAAYSYMAMVPLIQPPIMKLLTTRSERKIRMKQLRPVSKAERILFPIIGLMIILLMVPDAAPLMVMFFLGNLFRESRVVERLLKTSQNELLNIVTIFLGIAVGSTMVADHFLKPQPIFIFFLGLVAFAFSTAGGILFAKLMNLFLKEKINPLIGSAGVSAVPMAARVAQKIGQEEDPKNFLLMHAMGPNIAGVIGTATAAGMFLTMLK; encoded by the coding sequence ATGATCGACATCTCCATCTCAACGATTCTCCTAAAAACAGGTTTTTTCCATCTCACCTTAGGGCACGTCATCATGTGGCTGATCGGCGGCCTCTTTATCTATTTGGCGATCCGAAAGGATTTTGAGCCCCTTCTCCTGCTGCCGATCGGTTTCAGTATTTTTGCCGTCAACTTTCCGCTCACCCCTCTCTTGGGGCAAGGTGAATTGATTCAGATCTTCTATCACTACGGGCTCGAATGGGATATCATCCCTTGTGTGATCTTTCTCGGCATCGGCGCATTGACCGATTTCGGTCCGATGATCGCCAACCCCAAAACCCTTCTTTTAGGAGCGGCGGCACAGTTCGGGGTCTACATGGCCTTTTTTGGAGCCCTCCTCTTTGGATTCGACCTAAAGGAGGCAGCCACAATCGGGATCATCGGGGGCGCCGACGGTCCTACCTGTATCTACCTCACCACCAAGCTCGCCCCCCATCTGATCGGTGCCAATGCCATTGCCGCCTATTCGTATATGGCCATGGTTCCCTTGATCCAACCGCCGATCATGAAACTCCTGACGACTCGGAGCGAAAGGAAGATCCGAATGAAACAGTTACGGCCTGTCTCCAAAGCGGAGAGGATCCTCTTTCCGATCATCGGTTTGATGATCATTCTGTTGATGGTCCCGGATGCGGCCCCTCTCATGGTGATGTTCTTTCTCGGAAACCTGTTCCGGGAATCGAGGGTGGTGGAGCGATTGCTCAAGACGTCTCAGAATGAACTCCTCAATATCGTGACGATCTTTTTAGGAATTGCGGTGGGCTCCACGATGGTGGCCGATCATTTTTTGAAACCCCAACCCATCTTCATCTTTTTCTTGGGCTTGGTCGCCTTTGCCTTCAGCACGGCCGGGGGGATCCTCTTTGCAAAGCTCATGAACCTCTTTCTCAAAGAGAAAATCAATCCCCTTATCGGTTCTGCGGGGGTCTCCGCCGTGCCCATGGCCGCAAGGGTCGCTCAGAAGATAGGCCAGGAAGAGGATCCCAAAAATTTTCTGTTGATGCATGCCATGGGGCCCAACATCGCAGGAGTGATCGGGACGGCGACCGCTGCAGGAATGTTTCTCACGATGTTAAAATGA
- a CDS encoding carboxymuconolactone decarboxylase family protein, with amino-acid sequence MDYLPISYERFKKEFPEIEKGFENLASQCHAAGPLDEKTRRLVKLGIAIGMGSQGAIKSHTRRAIHMGISPEEIRHVVLLSLTTIGFPKMISALNNVLEAFEEGPTKHFSGD; translated from the coding sequence ATGGATTATCTTCCTATTTCTTACGAACGATTTAAGAAGGAATTTCCAGAGATCGAGAAGGGATTTGAGAACCTTGCAAGCCAATGCCACGCGGCCGGTCCGCTCGACGAGAAAACGCGGAGGTTGGTCAAGTTGGGCATCGCCATCGGCATGGGCTCACAAGGGGCCATCAAGTCCCATACCCGAAGGGCTATCCACATGGGGATCTCCCCGGAAGAAATTCGCCATGTGGTCCTTTTAAGTTTGACCACGATCGGGTTTCCGAAGATGATCTCCGCCCTAAACAATGTCCTCGAGGCTTTTGAAGAGGGACCGACCAAACACTTCAGCGGAGACTGA
- a CDS encoding PilZ domain-containing protein, translating into MDLFNVELRERRESPRINLETKVSFRTSPTAPYLFGWVQNISRGGFKLKADNPLIEEDIFKAGREIYFETSEDFFKLKGKGEIIWASERERVAGVKFGELDQKGRHFLENFLNLF; encoded by the coding sequence ATGGATTTATTTAATGTCGAACTGAGAGAGAGGCGGGAGAGCCCGAGAATCAACCTCGAAACAAAGGTTTCTTTCCGGACTTCACCTACAGCCCCCTACCTATTTGGATGGGTCCAGAACATCTCCAGGGGGGGGTTTAAATTAAAAGCGGATAACCCCTTGATAGAAGAGGATATTTTTAAGGCTGGGAGGGAGATCTATTTCGAAACGAGCGAAGACTTTTTCAAGCTGAAAGGAAAAGGAGAGATCATCTGGGCCTCCGAGAGGGAACGTGTGGCAGGGGTGAAGTTCGGAGAGCTCGATCAAAAAGGGAGGCATTTTCTTGAGAATTTTTTAAATTTGTTCTAA
- a CDS encoding CinA family nicotinamide mononucleotide deamidase-related protein, with amino-acid sequence MKAEIIAIGSELLLGQILDTNTPWIAKKLAESGIEVVKASAVGDQLSHIVRAIQSSVESSNLVISTGGLGPTEDDLTREAASMVFKRPLQFQPHLMTQIEDVFKRRGFKMPENNRKQAYIPEGSIPIENPKGTAPGFIVEYPNGAFVSIPGVPLEMEFLMEHAILPYVRKRFGLGREIIRYRVLRACGLGESGIALQINDLMEQGRNPSVGTLASVGDIKIRITARANNPEEAESLISKTEQEIRKRLGILIYGTDEETLQGVVARELERRGLTLATFEGFTGGLLSQKLASTGTSSFLQGTVIPHMDKIPDLSKRWLGGAVIPSDPPALAERLALWAKNEANSHLGLVVIGKVLKDQGGGESLWETHYAIASAEEGSKQTYTIGGESYMVQERATILALDLLRKYLRQSS; translated from the coding sequence ATGAAAGCGGAAATTATCGCCATTGGTTCAGAACTTCTATTGGGTCAAATATTGGACACCAACACCCCCTGGATCGCCAAAAAGCTGGCGGAGTCGGGTATCGAGGTCGTCAAAGCTTCGGCGGTTGGAGACCAACTCTCCCATATTGTCAGGGCCATCCAGAGTTCGGTTGAAAGTTCCAATCTCGTCATCTCCACCGGCGGCCTCGGTCCCACAGAGGATGATCTAACCCGCGAGGCGGCCTCGATGGTTTTCAAACGACCTCTCCAATTCCAACCTCATCTGATGACCCAAATTGAAGACGTCTTCAAACGGAGGGGATTTAAGATGCCTGAGAATAATCGGAAGCAGGCCTATATCCCCGAAGGTAGCATTCCGATTGAGAACCCCAAAGGAACAGCGCCTGGATTCATCGTCGAGTATCCGAACGGAGCCTTTGTCTCGATTCCAGGCGTACCTTTGGAGATGGAATTTTTAATGGAGCATGCCATCCTTCCTTATGTGAGGAAGCGTTTTGGGTTGGGGAGGGAGATCATCCGCTATCGGGTCCTTCGCGCCTGTGGCCTCGGGGAAAGCGGGATCGCCCTTCAGATCAACGATCTAATGGAACAGGGAAGAAACCCATCGGTCGGCACCTTAGCCTCGGTGGGGGACATCAAAATCCGAATTACGGCCAGAGCCAACAACCCCGAAGAGGCAGAAAGCCTCATCTCAAAAACGGAGCAAGAGATTCGGAAGCGTCTTGGCATTTTAATCTATGGCACCGATGAGGAGACCCTTCAGGGGGTCGTGGCGAGAGAATTAGAGAGACGTGGGCTGACACTCGCCACTTTCGAAGGGTTCACGGGTGGCCTTCTCTCCCAAAAATTAGCCTCCACAGGAACATCCTCTTTTCTCCAGGGGACGGTCATCCCGCACATGGACAAAATCCCCGATCTCTCAAAACGGTGGCTTGGAGGAGCGGTCATCCCGTCGGATCCACCGGCCCTCGCCGAAAGACTCGCCCTATGGGCAAAAAATGAGGCCAACAGCCATTTAGGCCTGGTCGTGATCGGAAAGGTCTTAAAGGATCAGGGTGGGGGAGAATCCCTTTGGGAAACCCATTATGCCATTGCCTCTGCGGAGGAGGGATCGAAACAGACCTATACGATCGGGGGGGAAAGCTATATGGTTCAAGAAAGAGCGACAATCCTGGCCCTCGATCTCTTGAGGAAGTATCTGCGCCAATCGAGTTAA
- a CDS encoding NUDIX hydrolase, translating to MGKQRIRCPNCGYETEQYRNPLPTVDIIIEMEGGGIVLIRRRNPPYGWALPGGFVDYGESLEAAARREAKEETNLEVELKRQLHTYSDPNRDPRHHSISTVYIAKAKGKPQAKDDATEVGIFDRSNLPKEMAFDHRLILEDYFNQAS from the coding sequence ATGGGGAAGCAACGAATTCGGTGTCCAAATTGCGGCTACGAAACCGAGCAATACCGGAATCCCCTTCCCACCGTCGATATTATCATCGAGATGGAGGGAGGGGGAATCGTTTTGATTCGGAGAAGAAACCCGCCTTACGGATGGGCCCTTCCCGGAGGATTCGTAGATTACGGAGAATCGCTCGAGGCAGCGGCGCGGCGGGAGGCCAAAGAGGAAACCAATTTAGAGGTCGAACTTAAGAGACAACTTCACACCTATTCAGACCCGAATCGAGATCCAAGACACCATAGTATTTCAACGGTTTATATAGCCAAAGCTAAAGGAAAACCTCAGGCCAAAGATGACGCGACCGAAGTTGGGATTTTTGATAGATCGAACCTTCCTAAAGAGATGGCCTTCGATCATCGATTGATTCTCGAAGATTATTTTAACCAAGCATCTTAA
- a CDS encoding pyridoxal phosphate-dependent aminotransferase, with protein sequence MSVLSNRARRLKPSPTLAINAKAKSMQAQGIHVISFGAGEPDFDTPLHIKAAAIKAIEEGFTKYTPVGGIDELKDAIINKFKRDNGLSYKRSEILVSCGGKHSFYNLAQALFDEGDEVIVPAPYWVSYPPMVELAGATPVIVETREEDGFKLTVEALKKTLSPRTKALILNSPSNPTGGAYTREDLEKIAEVALSHPFFVISDEIYEKIVYDGFKFVSIASLGEEIKKKTIIVHGVAKTYAMTGWRIGYAAGPEEIISAMSNIQSQSTSNPTSISQKASVEALIGPQDEVQKMVAAFEERRNYIVDRLNQLPGVSCFKPIGAFYVFPNFSFYYGKSYHDKRISNSTDLADYFLEVARVAVVPGVEFGADPFERLSFATSMEEIREGLNRIEEALKMLG encoded by the coding sequence ATGTCTGTCCTGTCTAATCGCGCAAGACGTTTAAAACCCTCCCCTACCCTCGCCATCAATGCGAAGGCGAAATCGATGCAGGCCCAGGGCATTCACGTCATCAGCTTTGGTGCCGGTGAACCCGACTTCGATACCCCCCTGCATATCAAGGCCGCGGCGATCAAGGCGATCGAAGAGGGTTTCACAAAGTACACTCCGGTCGGCGGGATCGATGAACTGAAGGATGCCATCATCAACAAATTCAAAAGGGATAACGGGCTCTCTTATAAGCGGTCCGAGATCCTCGTCTCCTGTGGGGGGAAGCATTCCTTTTACAATCTGGCCCAGGCCCTTTTCGACGAGGGGGACGAGGTGATCGTCCCTGCTCCTTACTGGGTCTCTTATCCTCCAATGGTCGAATTAGCAGGGGCCACCCCGGTGATCGTGGAGACCCGAGAGGAGGACGGTTTTAAATTGACCGTAGAGGCCCTGAAGAAAACCCTGAGCCCGCGGACGAAGGCCCTCATCCTCAACAGCCCATCCAATCCTACCGGAGGGGCCTACACGAGGGAGGACCTCGAAAAGATCGCGGAGGTCGCCCTGTCGCACCCCTTCTTCGTGATCTCGGACGAGATCTACGAGAAGATCGTCTATGACGGGTTCAAATTTGTGAGCATCGCCTCCCTTGGAGAAGAGATCAAAAAGAAGACGATCATCGTCCACGGGGTTGCTAAAACTTATGCCATGACGGGCTGGAGGATCGGCTATGCCGCTGGCCCTGAAGAGATCATCTCTGCGATGAGCAACATCCAGAGTCAGAGCACCTCCAATCCGACTTCCATCTCGCAAAAGGCATCGGTGGAGGCGTTGATAGGCCCGCAAGATGAGGTTCAAAAGATGGTCGCCGCCTTTGAGGAGAGGCGGAACTACATCGTGGATCGTCTAAACCAACTTCCTGGGGTTTCCTGTTTTAAACCCATCGGGGCCTTCTATGTCTTTCCGAACTTCTCCTTTTATTATGGGAAGTCTTACCACGATAAGAGGATATCCAATTCTACCGATCTGGCCGATTACTTCCTTGAAGTCGCAAGGGTTGCGGTGGTTCCCGGTGTCGAATTCGGGGCGGATCCCTTTGAACGTCTTTCTTTTGCGACCTCCATGGAGGAGATACGGGAAGGGTTAAACCGCATTGAGGAAGCCCTTAAGATGCTTGGTTAA
- a CDS encoding ArsA family ATPase produces MIGGKGGVGKSTCAASIALHFSHQGKKTLIISSDPSPSLSDIFEMEIGDQERAIAKADHLYGIEISSEVVLKRWKERFGPEIYEVVSSFASVDYDFVDYIGGAPGIEEEYMLNYILELVESDQYDLVVWDTAPAGHTLRLLHLPQIFLKHLEAATKFYMNLYSYFEKLKESVKLKRGKRTLLEIISGWEHLAEKVVSFIRDTQKTEFIIVTIPEALGVKQTERILRDFDEYQLKVNHLIVNYVIQEADCEFHKVRKEMQQHYIQSLKNQYAPRIQLIEIPLLPYEIKGVERIKRISDLLFGS; encoded by the coding sequence ATGATCGGGGGGAAAGGTGGGGTTGGAAAATCCACCTGTGCGGCGTCCATCGCCCTTCATTTTTCCCACCAGGGCAAAAAGACGCTGATCATCTCGAGCGATCCGAGTCCCTCCCTTTCTGACATTTTCGAGATGGAGATCGGCGATCAGGAAAGGGCCATTGCGAAGGCAGACCATCTTTATGGGATTGAGATCAGTTCCGAAGTAGTCTTAAAAAGATGGAAGGAGCGTTTTGGTCCCGAAATTTATGAAGTGGTTTCCTCCTTTGCCTCGGTAGACTACGATTTCGTGGATTACATCGGGGGAGCACCGGGGATTGAAGAGGAATATATGTTAAATTATATTCTCGAGCTCGTGGAGAGCGATCAATATGACTTGGTGGTCTGGGATACCGCACCCGCAGGCCATACGCTGAGGCTATTACACCTTCCTCAGATTTTTTTGAAACATCTTGAGGCTGCAACAAAATTCTATATGAATTTATATAGTTACTTTGAAAAGTTAAAGGAAAGTGTTAAGTTAAAAAGGGGCAAGCGGACCTTGTTGGAAATCATCAGCGGATGGGAGCATTTGGCCGAGAAGGTCGTCAGTTTCATCCGGGACACCCAGAAAACCGAGTTCATCATCGTGACCATCCCAGAGGCCCTCGGGGTGAAGCAAACCGAGAGAATTCTACGAGATTTTGATGAGTACCAGCTCAAGGTAAATCATCTGATCGTCAATTATGTGATTCAAGAAGCAGATTGTGAATTCCATAAAGTCAGGAAGGAAATGCAGCAACATTACATCCAAAGCCTAAAAAATCAGTACGCTCCCCGGATTCAATTGATCGAGATTCCCCTCCTCCCCTATGAGATCAAAGGGGTCGAACGGATCAAGCGAATTTCGGATCTCCTGTTTGGTTCATGA
- a CDS encoding 4Fe-4S binding protein: MIEIDPELCKDCKLCISVCPHQLIETSDRLNQKGYYFAQFIEKNIKKEGKKCTGCGLCAIVCPEIAIEVYRA; encoded by the coding sequence ATGATCGAAATCGATCCGGAATTATGCAAGGACTGCAAACTTTGCATTTCGGTCTGCCCTCATCAGTTGATCGAAACCTCTGACCGGCTCAACCAGAAAGGGTATTATTTTGCGCAATTCATTGAAAAAAATATAAAAAAAGAAGGAAAGAAATGTACCGGATGTGGCCTGTGTGCTATTGTTTGCCCCGAAATTGCCATAGAGGTTTACCGTGCCTAA
- a CDS encoding 3-methyl-2-oxobutanoate dehydrogenase subunit VorB, whose protein sequence is MPKVLMRGNHVVAEAAVRAGCRFYFGYPITPQNEIPEYMSERLGAIEGGVFVQAESEIASIHMVIGASMAGGRVMTSSSGPGISLKQEGISFLCALELPAVIVNMTRGGPGLGNIAPAQSDYFQATRGGGHGDYRTIVLAPNSCQELANLTYEAFDLADKYRIPVIILGDGMLGQMMEPVELPSEIHPKKLPAKDWTITGAKGRPSRFIRSLILDPLKEEEHNWKLMRKYETISKQEVRWETFFTDDARMIVVAFGIAARIAKGAIKRLREEGMKVGLLRPISLWPFPVGILRELSKKIKYFFVFEMNMGQMVEDVRIALEGAGEVHFYGRPGGVIPTPLEVSRVISSQYYQKRLGS, encoded by the coding sequence GTGCCTAAGGTCCTGATGCGTGGGAATCATGTGGTTGCTGAAGCGGCAGTCCGTGCAGGCTGCCGTTTCTACTTTGGCTACCCCATCACCCCCCAGAACGAAATTCCGGAATACATGTCTGAAAGGCTTGGAGCCATAGAAGGAGGGGTCTTCGTCCAGGCTGAGAGCGAAATTGCGTCGATCCATATGGTCATTGGAGCCAGTATGGCAGGGGGGAGGGTGATGACCTCCTCTTCAGGGCCTGGCATCAGCCTTAAACAGGAAGGGATATCTTTCTTGTGTGCCCTTGAGCTTCCGGCGGTGATTGTCAACATGACCCGGGGAGGTCCTGGGCTGGGCAATATCGCCCCCGCCCAATCGGACTATTTCCAAGCGACACGGGGAGGCGGGCACGGCGACTATCGAACCATTGTGCTTGCTCCCAATTCCTGCCAGGAGCTGGCCAACTTGACTTACGAAGCCTTCGATCTGGCGGACAAATATCGAATCCCGGTCATCATCTTGGGAGATGGCATGCTGGGTCAGATGATGGAACCTGTGGAACTCCCTTCAGAAATCCACCCCAAAAAGCTTCCGGCGAAAGACTGGACCATCACCGGTGCCAAAGGAAGACCCAGTCGCTTTATACGATCCCTGATCCTCGACCCTCTTAAAGAAGAAGAACACAATTGGAAACTGATGAGGAAATACGAAACCATCTCCAAACAGGAGGTGAGGTGGGAAACATTCTTTACCGACGACGCGAGGATGATCGTGGTGGCCTTCGGAATCGCGGCGAGGATCGCCAAGGGAGCGATCAAGCGACTCCGGGAAGAAGGGATGAAAGTCGGCCTGCTCAGGCCCATCTCCCTTTGGCCATTTCCGGTAGGCATCCTTCGAGAACTTTCGAAAAAGATAAAATATTTCTTTGTTTTTGAGATGAATATGGGTCAGATGGTTGAGGATGTGAGAATTGCCCTTGAGGGGGCTGGAGAGGTCCATTTTTACGGCCGCCCTGGTGGCGTGATTCCAACCCCTCTCGAAGTGTCAAGAGTCATCTCGAGTCAGTATTATCAAAAACGATTGGGATCGTAA
- a CDS encoding thiamine pyrophosphate-dependent enzyme: MKKVFSRPKSIKPAYFHYCPGCGHSIIHRLIGEVIDEMDIQDKTVGVPPAGCAVLAYHYFDVDMGEASHGRAAAVATGLKRALPDRIIFTYQGDGDMAAIGTAEAIHAAARGEKFTTIFVNNGVYGMTGGQMAPTTLIGQTTTTSQKGRIHNRDGFPIHLSEMLALAQGSAYIERTAVNTPSNILKTKRAIAKAFRVQMEGLGFSLVEVLAACPTNWKMTPLQAVKWMEDVMMKHFPLGVIKDITGEKKDAR, from the coding sequence ATGAAGAAGGTTTTTAGCCGACCCAAATCGATTAAGCCGGCCTACTTCCATTATTGTCCTGGATGTGGACATAGCATCATCCATCGTCTCATCGGGGAAGTGATTGACGAAATGGACATCCAGGATAAAACCGTTGGGGTTCCTCCAGCGGGATGTGCCGTTTTGGCTTATCACTATTTCGACGTCGACATGGGAGAGGCCTCTCATGGGAGAGCGGCTGCCGTGGCGACAGGGCTGAAAAGGGCTTTGCCCGACCGGATCATCTTCACCTATCAGGGGGATGGCGATATGGCTGCGATCGGAACGGCCGAAGCCATTCACGCCGCGGCACGGGGAGAAAAATTCACGACGATCTTTGTTAACAACGGGGTCTATGGCATGACGGGAGGCCAGATGGCCCCGACCACCCTGATCGGCCAGACCACGACGACCTCCCAGAAGGGGAGGATTCATAACCGAGATGGCTTCCCTATCCATTTGAGCGAGATGTTGGCCTTGGCCCAAGGAAGCGCCTATATCGAAAGGACGGCGGTGAACACCCCCTCCAATATCTTGAAGACGAAGAGGGCCATCGCGAAGGCCTTTCGGGTCCAGATGGAGGGTTTGGGATTTTCTCTGGTCGAGGTCCTTGCCGCTTGCCCAACGAACTGGAAGATGACGCCCCTGCAGGCCGTCAAATGGATGGAGGATGTGATGATGAAACATTTCCCCCTTGGGGTCATCAAAGACATCACCGGAGAAAAGAAAGATGCTCGTTAA
- a CDS encoding 2-oxoacid:acceptor oxidoreductase family protein codes for MLVKMIFSGFGGQGVIMMGYLFAMAGMYDEKNVTCLPSYGAEVRGGTANCTVVLSTEEIASPVASEPDIAVFMNQPSLVRFQNQIQSGGMVFLNSSLIETKPIRGDIEIFEVPLNELARQLKNEKALNIIMLGALIKKTGLVSLENMMRALKETFGSRNPSILKLNESALMMGYRYFE; via the coding sequence ATGCTCGTTAAGATGATCTTTTCGGGTTTTGGCGGTCAGGGCGTCATCATGATGGGGTATCTCTTCGCCATGGCCGGGATGTACGACGAAAAGAACGTCACCTGTCTCCCTTCCTATGGGGCAGAAGTGAGGGGAGGCACGGCCAACTGCACGGTAGTCCTTTCTACGGAAGAGATCGCCTCCCCGGTGGCCTCCGAGCCGGATATCGCCGTGTTCATGAATCAACCCTCTCTGGTCCGGTTCCAGAATCAAATCCAATCCGGAGGGATGGTCTTTTTGAATTCAAGCCTGATCGAGACCAAACCCATTCGCGGGGATATCGAAATCTTCGAGGTCCCCCTAAACGAACTGGCCAGACAGTTGAAGAATGAAAAAGCATTGAACATTATCATGTTAGGGGCCCTCATTAAGAAAACAGGTCTCGTTTCACTCGAAAACATGATGCGGGCCCTGAAGGAGACCTTCGGATCCAGAAACCCATCGATTCTCAAACTTAACGAATCGGCTCTGATGATGGGATACCGTTATTTCGAATAG
- a CDS encoding amino acid-binding protein: MPVKQISVSLENVPGKLSEMSEYLGENGINIIAISVVDASDVSAIRFVASDPEKAANVLKSHGYAFKVTEVLAVEAPNHPGGLNAVLKPLKEVSINVNYLYTCLGRGEKTVLIMGVDKMEEAIQVLKKNWVHMYDEELYKF, translated from the coding sequence ATGCCGGTCAAACAGATTTCGGTCAGCCTTGAGAATGTTCCTGGAAAACTCTCTGAAATGAGCGAATACCTGGGTGAAAACGGGATCAATATCATCGCTATTAGCGTGGTCGATGCCTCCGACGTCAGCGCCATCCGTTTCGTGGCGAGCGACCCTGAAAAAGCCGCCAATGTTTTAAAATCCCATGGCTATGCGTTTAAAGTCACGGAAGTCCTCGCCGTAGAAGCCCCCAACCATCCAGGAGGGCTCAACGCAGTCCTGAAACCCTTAAAAGAGGTTTCGATCAACGTCAATTATCTCTACACGTGCTTGGGAAGAGGGGAGAAGACCGTTTTGATCATGGGAGTTGACAAGATGGAGGAAGCGATTCAGGTTCTGAAGAAGAATTGGGTTCATATGTACGACGAGGAATTATACAAATTCTAA
- the ccsB gene encoding c-type cytochrome biogenesis protein CcsB, which produces MVLYFFSFLGYLLLATTRRPKIGILSTSLLLVGLAIHTLGLVFRWGETHQTGYGYVPLSNMYESLIFFSWTIVLIYLILEFLYRQKIIGVFITPLAFLTIAATSLIPSISPRITPLMPALQSNWLTVHVTTCFFGYAAFAVSFGVSLLYLIRDRKDLRGENQPTWLPSLSVLDEINYKAIVIGFPMLSLGIITGAAWANYAWGSYWSWDPKETWSLITWFIYAAFLHARITRDWRGRKSAVLSIVGFAAVLFTYFGVNYLLSGLHSYV; this is translated from the coding sequence ATGGTGCTCTACTTTTTTAGTTTTCTGGGATATCTTCTTCTGGCTACGACAAGGAGGCCAAAAATCGGAATCCTTTCGACCTCGCTTCTTTTGGTTGGGCTCGCTATCCATACCCTGGGTTTGGTCTTTCGCTGGGGTGAAACCCACCAGACAGGTTATGGGTATGTCCCGTTATCGAATATGTATGAATCTCTCATCTTTTTCTCCTGGACAATTGTCCTGATCTACCTCATCCTCGAATTCCTATACCGACAAAAGATCATCGGGGTTTTCATTACTCCTCTCGCCTTTCTTACCATTGCCGCAACCTCCCTCATCCCGAGCATCTCCCCCAGGATCACCCCCTTAATGCCCGCCCTCCAGAGCAATTGGCTGACCGTTCACGTGACAACCTGTTTCTTCGGTTACGCCGCCTTTGCTGTCTCTTTCGGGGTTAGCCTTCTCTACCTGATTCGGGACCGGAAAGATCTACGGGGAGAAAACCAACCGACCTGGTTACCTTCCCTATCGGTTCTGGACGAAATTAATTATAAAGCGATCGTGATCGGGTTCCCCATGTTGAGCCTCGGGATCATCACCGGCGCGGCTTGGGCGAATTATGCCTGGGGTAGCTACTGGAGCTGGGATCCTAAAGAAACCTGGTCCCTGATCACCTGGTTTATTTATGCGGCTTTTCTCCATGCCCGAATCACAAGGGACTGGCGGGGAAGAAAATCGGCAGTCTTATCTATCGTGGGATTTGCGGCCGTTCTCTTCACCTATTTCGGGGTGAATTACTTGCTCTCGGGATTGCATAGCTATGTTTGA